Sequence from the Arthrobacter pigmenti genome:
CGTTACGGCGGGCGCCCATTGACCGTCCAACGCGGCTCGCAAGGGTTCCGATCACCAGGGACCCCAGAAACAGGGACCATGAAACGCTGCTCAGCGTGATGGAGGTGCCTTCTTCCTCAAGGCGTACCGCGAAGAGGATGCCCAGCAGCAGCGCAACGACGGCGAGCGCCGCTCCACTGGCGGCCGAAAGCGCCCAGGCCTGCGCCGTCGTCGTCGGCTGTTTTCTCGCTGCGCGTCTGGCGACGAAGGCGAGCGTCAGAACCGTGATGCCGGTGAGGGCTAGCGGCACAAACCAGCCGCTGCCGCCCACCGTTACTGCCGCGCCCAGAATGTTGACGCTCATTTCACCCTGCAACGTACCGAACAGGCCCATACCGGCGAGTTGGAACGGCACGGCGATGAACAGGAAGAGACTCCCGAATTCCGCAGCAGAGGCACCCGTGAACCCTTCTACGCTGCCCTGAATGTCCTGTGGAGAGAGCACCGCGCCCAGAATCATCAGCAGTAAGGCAAGGAGCGCGCCGACCACTGTAAGCCCGTATGCCAGCGCCCCCGAGAGGCAGGCATGTATCCAGCGCGCCGGCTCAAGGTCCTTGAGACTCGTTCCCTGAACAGGCTGTGCAGGTTGGGCCGGCAGTGTGCTCGGCGGCGGCAGGTGCGGCTGGTCCCCTGTGGAGTTGCCCGGATCCCCGGTAGCGTGCACGGATTGAGAAGTCATGAAGTCCCCCATAGTGATTGCGGGGACGTTCCTCGACCCCCAGCGAACAAGCTACTACGCCGCTGGGACAGTTTCGACGCCGGGGGTCTACGCCTGTGGAAAACTCAGCGTGTCCGCTGCACCCGGCCCTCATCCCAGACAGGCGACTCGGACTCGTAAACCTTCCCGTCCTCACCGAACACGAGGAACCGGTCGAAGCTGCGCGCGAACCAGCGGTCGTGGGTCACGGCGAGCACCGTTCCCTCGAAAGCGTCAATGGCGCGTTCCAGCGCTTCGGCGGAGTGGAGGTCCAGGTTGTCCGTCGGTTCGTCGAGGAGCAGCAGCGTAGCGCCGGAGAGTTCGAGGAGCAGGATCTGTAACCGTGCCTGCTGTCCGCCGGAGAGCGAATCGTAGAACTGCTCAGACTGCCCGGCCAGCCCGTAGCGGTCCAGGACCGCGGACGCCGCTTCGCGCCCCAGCCCGGACCGGTGGTCGTCGCCGCGGTGCAGGATATCGAGCAGGGTCCGTCCCAGCAGGTCTGGGCGGACGTGGGTCTGCGCGAAGAAGCCGGGGCGGATGCGTGCGCCCAACTTCACGACGCCGGCGTGCGGCACGGCCTCGATGATCACCTCGGACACCGGCTCGTGTTCCTTTTCCGGATCTGTGCCGCCGGCCGCGAGCAACCGAAGGAAGTGCGATTTTCCGGATCCGTTGGAGCCGAGCACGCCAACGCGGTCGCCGAACCAGATTTCGGTGCTGAACTGCTTCATGAGCCCGGTCAGCTCCAGCTTCTGCGCGACTACTGCACGTTTCGCCGTCCGGCCGCCCTTTAGGCGCATGTTCACGTTCTGCTCGATCGGAATCGCTTCGGGCGGACCGGCCTCAAGGAACTTGGCAAGGCGGGTCTGCGCTGCGTGATACCGGTTGGCCATATCGGAGCGGAACGCTGCCTTGTTCTTGTACATGTTCACGAGCTCTTTGAGCTTGATGTGCTCTTCATCCCAGCGGCGCCGCAGCTCCTCGAAGCGCTCGTTGCGGTCCGTCCGCGCCTGCAGGTACGTGCTGAAACCGCCGCCGTGCACCCAGCTGGACGCGCCGAGCGCTCCCGGTTCGAGCGTGACGATCCGCGTTGCCGCGTTGGCGAGCAGTTCCCGGTCGTGGCTGACGAACAGCACGGACTTCGGGGATTCGTTCAACTTCGCTTCGAGCCAGCGCTTGCCGTGTACGTCGAGGTAGTTGTCCGGCTCGTCGAGGAGCAACAGATCGTCCGGTCCGGAGAAGAGCGCCTCCAGCACCAGCCGCTTTTGCTCGCCACCGGACAACGACGACGCCGCCCGGTACTGCGCGCGGTCATACGGGACGCCGAGCGCGGCCATGGTGACTTCGTCCCACGTGGTTTCGAGTTCGTAGCCGCCGGCATCTCCCCAGTCGGCGATGGCCTGGGCGTAGCGCATCTGGGTGGGTTCGTCGTCGTGCTCCATCATGGCGAGCTCGGCGTCGTCAATCCGCTTCGCTGCGGCGGCGAGCGCCGGTGGAGCTGCGGAGACGAGGAGGTCGCGGACGGTGGTGTCGTCGCGGACCTGGCCGACGAACTGGCGCATGATGCCCATTGAGCCAGACCGGGTGATCGCACCCTCATCCGCGGTGATGTCGCCGGCAACGATGCGCAACAGGGTGGTCTTGCCCGTTCCGTTGGGGCCAATCAGGGCAGTCTTGTGGCCCTCGCCGACCTTGAAGGTGACGCCGTTGAGCAGCTGCCGCCCGTCGGAGAGGAAGTAGTCGATGTTGGAGACGTCAAGGTGTGCCACTGTTCAAGTGTTTCATCCGCATCGAATCAACAGAAATGACTGACTTGGGCGCTGGTTCTTAGCGATTCCTGCTGACTCGATGGAAGGATGGGGGCGTGATTCCCTCCAGCCCACGGCGCGTGGTGTTCTTCGGCGTCACCGGATCGGGGAAGTCGACGGCGGCACAGCGCTATTCGGCGGTGACAGGGTTGCCGCTCGTGGAAGTGGATTCCGACATCGGCTGGCTACCCGGCTGGGTGGAGCGGGATCACGCCGAGCAGAATCGGATGGTGGAGGAGATCGCCGCCCGCGACGAATGGGTTTTCGACAGCTTCTATAGCAGGTGGTCTGACCGTCTCATTCCCCGCGCGGAGGCAATAGTCGCACTCGACTATCCTCGGTGGGTGTCGCTTGCCCGCTTGCTGCGAAGGACTGTGCGGCGCATGGTGCTGCGCGAGCGCGTCTGCAACGGGAACACGGAGACGCTCCCTCGCGTGGTGGCACGGGACTCGATCATCCGCTGGCACTTCACATCCTTCGCGAACAAGAAGGCGCGGATCCGCGCCTATCAGGAGGCGGGATTGCCCGTGCTGCACTTCACCAGTCCGAACCAGTTGAAGCAGTGGCTCGACGACGCCGCGCGCACAGCAGGCTGAGTCCCTCGACCAGCAGGGCCTAGAGTATTCGAAAGCATCGGCGACGCCGGTAAGTAACCATGGGGGCGTGGATTGGCAGTACATAAGGCACTTGTTGGCGCGGCACGAAGGGGTCGAACCCGCATTCCCGTGCGGTCGAGCCTGTTGGTTGCGCTCCGCCACACCAGGGCCGGATTCGTTCCCCAATTCATTGCCGCACTCGCAGTGCAGGGGGTCACCGCGCTGGCAACCGTGCCCGCCATCACTGTCCTGTTCCAGCTGGTGCTGAGCAGTGCCGGCGTCGCAAGCATCACCGACCGGAACCTGCCTGACGTTCTGAGCCAACCAATCGCCGTCGTACTGCTTGTCCTGATAGCGATGATCGCCTTGACGGCAGTATGCCTTCAGCTGATCACGGTTATTGTCATCGCGAACAGGCAACAATGCGGACAATCGTTGCAGCTGCGGCCAGTGCTCGCTGACGTGGGACGGGCCCTGAAAAACGTACTGCACTACCAGTCGCTGCTGCTGCTCATCTACGTGTTCCTCATCATGCCGCTCGGCGGTTTCGGGTGGTTTTCGAGCATCACGCGCGACATCGCAGTCCCACTGTTCATCAGCGGCGAGATGATGAAAACTCCGGTCAGCGCGGTGCTCTACGGCGCGGCCATCGGAGTGGCGGTTTACCTGAACCTCCGGCTCATTTTCACGTTTCCGCTGATGGTGATCGACGGCAAGACGGCATCCCGTGCTGTGATCGCCAGCATCGCGGCCACCAGGGGGCAGTCTCTGCGCGTGGCGCTGCTGGTCCTGGTGGTGGCAGCTGTAGGGCTGATCGCCACCTCAGCTCTTGCTGGGTCCTTTCTCCTCGCGACGAGCTGGACGGATCGGGTGTTCCCGGCGGTTTCACCGATCCTGGCTTCTGTCGGTTACGGGGTGGTGGCCGTCGGGTCCGCCGTCATTCTCTGCCTGGCCGTAGTGGTGACCGTGCACGCGCTCACGGCCGCCTACCGACAGGAACCAGCGCACGCAGGCCCTTCCCCAGAACGTACACCGCGCGGCCGGCCCAAACGCACTACCGGTTCAGCAATAGTCGGAGCGGGGTTGGTGAGCGTTCTTGTGCTCACTTCAGCTTCAGCATTCCCTTCGGCCGGGAACACCACCCCGACAGCGGCCCTTGATGAGGGCGGCACTGCTGTGATCGCTCACCGCGGGTTCGTTGGCGGCGGGGTTGAGAACACGATAAGCGCTCTTGAGGCGGCAGCCGCCGTACAACCGGACTTCGTGGAGATCGACGTTCAGGAAACGCGCGACGGCGGCTTCATCCTCAGCCACGACACCAACCTGTGGCTGGTCTCCGGCCGGAACGTCAACACCTACGAACTGACGCTCGAAGAAGCAACGAATACAACCGTCAGCGTGGGCGGCTTCAGCGACACGATGTCTTCCATGAGGTCGTACGTCGCGCGGGCCGAAGAGCTGGGTGTCACCCTGATGATCGAACTCAAGCTTCACGGGCACGAATCCCCGGACTACGTGGACAACTTCCTTGCTGAGCTCGACGCCATGGGCTCAACCTCCAAGCACATCTATCACTCACTCAGCGTTGATGCGGTGCGGCAGCTGAAGACCAAGCGACCGGGGCTGACTGTTGGCCGGACGGTCGCGGCAAGCATCGGCAATGTGACCCACGTGCCGAGCGATTTCCTTTTGGTGGAGCAGTCATTCTTCAGGGAAGAGTTCATTGAGTACACACGGGCACACGATCAGCAGCTCCTGGTGTGGACTGTCAATGACACCGGGTCCATTCGCAACTTTCTTCGCCTCGGGGTAGACGGAATTGTCACCGATCATCCCGATGTGGCTTTGCGTGAGCGGGAACAGATCTCCGAAGAGCAGGGAGCGTCGCCGTGGCTGCGGGACGCGGTGGATGAGTTCACCCCCCTGTGAGCCCTGATCAGAACATGCCGCGATAGGCCTGTTCCCGCAGGGTTGCCCGTTGGTGGTCCGTGAGCGCAAGCCACTGACCCCGCGTGAGGCTGAGGAACGGGAGCAGGCGCTGGTCTTCGAAGGATATCGACGACGGCGCGGGCGTGCGTCGTCGTCGTGATGGTGTCACGAAGCGAACACACAAGACCACCAGGGTCAGTAACAGGACCAGTGCACCGACGATTTCCACGTTCATGGTTCCTCCAGCGGACGTAGCGGCATCCCCGGCCGCCACCGGGAGATGCTTTATCGTCCCGCGTGCACCTTGGGAAAATCCGGTGACAAGTGTGAAGCGCACGACGACGGCGCTCACCCATTGGGAGACATCAACCACTGTGCTACGCTGGCCGGATGGATATCGCGGGTCGGCTGGACTCCAGCCTCGGTAACGAAAGCGAACGGTATTTTAAGCCGTCCGCCGCTTTCGTGTGCCCGCAACCTTTTGCCGGGCAACTCCTTAAGCGGCACAACTGCTGCAGCCCGAATAACGGCAAACGCTCGGACCTGCGACAGCGCTAAGCGCCGCACTAAAGAGTCCCGTTTTATTTGGCCGGCATCGGCCTCTCTTCGCCTCCATCAGGCAAAACCCAGCAGTTCGCACACCCAGCACAACCATTGGATCAATCATGGAAAAGGTCAGCTCTACCTACATCAACTTCGCCAGCATCCTTGACGAGAAGACCCGCGAACAGAACCTCAAGACGGCATCGATGCCGTTCATCTTCCCGCACCTGGCGAGCATGCCCGACGCGCACCTCGGAAAGGGTGCAGCGGTCGGCTCAGTCATTCCGACGCTCGGCGCGATCATTCCCGCCGCCGTGGGCGTGGACATCGGGTGCGGCATGATCGCGGTGCGCACGCAGTTCTCGGCGCGTGACCTTGATGGGCTTGACCGGAAGACGCTGCGCCAGTCGATCGAGCGGTCCATTCCCCTGTCCGCCGGCCACAGCAACCGGAAAATCGTGGCATCGGCGGAGCCCCGGATCGAGCGGTTGAGCCGCGAGGCGGAGCAGGCCGGGTTCGATCCTGCGTCGTACACAGGCCAGTGGGCGCACCAGCTCGGCACCCTCGGATCAGGGAACCACTTCATCGAGGTGAGCCTGGACGAGAACGACGGCGTGTGGCTGTTCCTCCACAGCGGCTCGCGCGGCGTGGGGAACAAGATCGCGCAGCGGCACATCAAGGTTGCGCTGGAACAGTGCCGGAAGCGGTACATCGACCTGCCCGACAACGATCTTGCCTACCTTGTTGAGGGCGATGACGAGTTCTGGCACTACATCCGTGAACTGCGGTGGGCCCAGAACTTCGCGCTGCTGAACCGTGAGGAGATGATGGACCGGGTGGTCAAGGACCTGTCCCACTGGACCGGCACCCAGGTGCAGGAGCAGGAAAGGATCAACTGCCACCACAACTACACCGCCCAGGAGACGCACTATGGCAGGAAGGTGTGGCTCAGCCGCAAGGGTGCGATCGATGCCTCACCGGGGCGTCCGGGCCTGATTCCCGGATCGATGGGAACGGCGTCGTACGTTGTCGAGGGGCTCGGGTTCCCGCCCGCGCTTAACTCGGCACCGCACGGTGCCGGGCGCGAGTACAGCCGGACGGCAGCCCGGAAGACCTTCACCCGTGACCAGTTGCGGAACGCGATGCACGGCATCGAGTACCGCGACACGGATGCCTTCATCGACGAGATCCCCGCAGCGTACAAGGACATCGACGTGGTCATGGAGGACGCCCGGGACCTGGTTCGGATCCGGCACACCCTCCGCCAGATCGTGAATGTGAAGGGCGACTGAGGAACACAACAGCACGACGACGGCGGGCCCGAAGTCCCGGAGCCCGCCGTCGTCGTGCCTCCCTCAATCGCTGCGGGCGTAGGTTGAGCCCATGTCTCGCGTACTTGTCATCGGTGCCACCGGGCTTGCCGGCCGCGAAGTGGTGAAGCAGTGCCTGCACCGCGGGCTCGGAACCCGCGGGCTGAGCCGCCACCCGGACAAATCCAAGAACCGGCACGACGGCGCCGAGTACCTTGCCGGGGACGCCTTCACAGGAGCGGGATTGGCTGAGGCGATGAAAGGCGTCGACGTCGTGATCGACGCAATGGACGGCAAGTTCGGCAAGGCCCGGAAGCAACTGCCGGTCGCTGCCGGACACATTGCCGAGGCTGCGCGCACGGCTCAAGTTCCGCGCGTCGTCGTTCTCTCGATCGTGAACGTGGACCAGGTTCGGTTCGCGTATTACCAGGCGAAGGCGGCTCAGGAGCAGGCGTACCGGGATTCTGATGTGGAGTCTGTGGTTGTTCGGACAACCCAGTTCCACGACCTTGTCACAGGGGTTTTCGACGGCGGCAGGAAGGTCGGCGTAACGCCGGTGCTTCGGGGCGCCCGCTTCCAGACCATTGCGACCGCCGATGCCGCGAAGGCCCTGGTGGACGCGGCACTGAATCCCGGGTCGAAGAACGTCACGGTTGGCGGCCCCGAACAACTCGACATGGCCGTGATGGCACGGATCTACCGACAGTTCACGGGCGTACGGGGGCCGAAAATTCCGCTCCCGATCCCCGGTGCGCTCGGCCACTATTGGCGAAACGGCGTGAATCTGGTCCCGGACGGCGCGGTGCGCGGAACCACCTATGCCGAATGGCTCGAAGAGCGCGAACGCGCCTAGCGGCCGGCCAGCCTGGAAGTGGCCCAAACGCCGGTGGCAGCAGCCTCCCGGGCAAAGTCACTGAAATCCCTCGGCTCGCGGCCGAGCGCGCGCCGAACACCATCCGTGACACTGGCGTTACGCCCGTCGAGGATCATGCTGAACAGCTCGACGAAGTCCTCGGGGAGGCCCGCTTCGGCGAGCATGGCGCGATACTCCTGCGGCGAGACCGACGCGTACCGGATGGTCCGCCCGGTAGCCGCACTCGCGGCCGGAGAGCAAAACCAGTCGCTGGACGCCGTGCTCCACCGCAACCCGGCAAAATGCGGCAATGAGATCGGACGCCCCAGGGAAGGCAAGGTCCGGGTAGTAGGTGATGTAGGCAGCACGTGTTCCGGCTAGCGCATGCGCCCATGTCTCCTGACGGTCCCAGTCGAACGGGATTTCAGCGTTCCGGGATCCGCTGCGGACGTTGGCCCCCTTGGCCGTCAGCCGCTCTGCCACACGGCGGCCGGTCTTGCCGGTCGAGCCAATAACGAGGATCGGTGAATTTTCTGTGCGTGAAGTTTCCATGGATTCATTCCAATGCACGCCCGCCAAACCTTCCATGGTTCAACGGCTCAGGTTCATGCGCGCCCGTCGCACCTTCCGTCAGCAGCCGTTATTCGGCAGCGGTGAGTGAACCCACCGTGACGCCGAGTGTCCGACGGCGGTGCTCCAGCGGGCTCACTCCACGCTCGCGCTTGAAGGCCGCACTGAACGCGAAGGGGCTGCTGTAACCCACGCGGCGCGCGACGGCGCTGAGGGTGGAGTTCGGTTCCATCAGCAGATCCGCCCCGCACGAGAGCCGACGGCTGGTGAGGTAGTTCATGGGAGATTCACCCACCAGGGTGGTGAACTTGCGGGCGAAGGTTGCTCGGGAGACTCCGGTTCGTTCCGCCAGCCGTGCCACCGTCCAGCCAAGCTCGGGGTTCTTGTGCATCAGCCGCAGTGCCGCACCGACCACGGGATCGCTCTGGGCTAGGCACCACTGGGGTGTCTCGGATTCCGACGACGACAACCAGGAGCGCACGATCTTCACCAGCAGGAGATCAAGGATGCGGTCGAGCACCAGCTCCTGCCCCGGACGGTTGAGGCCCATTTCCCCGGACAGGAGCCGTACCAGCGCGACGTCGTCTTCGGTGGGGGTGTGAACAAGGACGGGCGGCAGCGCCGCAAGCAGACGCATCCCGATCTCGGTGCGCTGCTGGTAGGTTCCACTGAGCATGACGGCGGAACCGTCGTCGGGCTGCTTGCCCCAACGCCGCGTACCCGGCGAGATGTCACCTGCCATTGACTCCCCAGACACGTTCGTACACACCTGTCCCGGGCGGATAACAGTGTGCGGAGGCGTGTGCGGGGTGTCGGCGATCGTGTACGGGCTTGCCCCTCGGAGAACCGCAACGTCCTGTTCCCGGAGGAGGACGGGCTCTTCCGAGTCCCGCAGGACCCACGCCTCGCCTGAAACCATGGTCACCATGGACAGCGGCGCCTCGTCTTCGATCCGTAGCCCCCAGGGCGGATGGAGCACCGATTCAAGGAGGAACGCCCCGTGCGCCCTGGGGCCATCCATCAAACTCGCCAGGGTGTCGTCCATCAGCGTGATCACGCCCTCACCTTAGACGATCTCGTATGAAGCAGCACCGCTCGAGCATGGAACCTGTCGACGTTGCCCGGTTGGATAGATAGGGAACCACCATTGAGGAGACACCACCATGCTGCAGCTGACGCTGAGCCTTGCAACGATCTGCACGGGCCTGATCGCGGGCCTTTTCTTCGCCTTCTCGGTCGCCGTGATGCCCGGGCTGCGCCGCGTCGATGATGCCGCGTTTGTCGGGTCGATGGTCGCCATCAACAGGGCCATTCAGAACCCGCTGTTTGCGCTGATTTTCTTCGGCGCATTCCTGTTTCCCGCACTGGCCCTGCTGCTCGATCTTTCCGGTCCGCAGGTTGCGGCCCTACCGCTCGGGCTTGGTTTCGCGCTCTACTCGGTGGCTCTCGGAATCACGTTCGCGGTGAACATCCCCTTGAACGCGAAACTTGAACGGGGGGGCGGCGATCACTCCCTTCGCCGCGGGTTCGAAGCCCGGTGGGTCCGTTGGAACACCGTCCGCACGGTGCTGTGCGCCACGGCGTTTCTGGCGCTGGTGGTGAGCCTGACCGCAGCCGCCTAGACCCCGAGCCGCTCCACATCGTTGAAGCTGTAGACGTGCAGTCCGGCGAAGCCGCCTCCCTCGTCAATCGAGCGGACCAGTCGCGCCGGGTTGTACGACGACGGCGCCAGCACGTTGCGCAGCAACGATCCGCTGCGCTGGGCGAACTTCAGCGACGGTCCGACGCCGATGCGGCCGGCGAGGGAAACAAGGCGGGTCCGCCGCACCCGCCCGGGTATACCCGCCCACACGGGGAGGGTCACGCCGTCGGACCTCAAGCGGTCCAGGTACTCGCCAAGGACCGGCCCGGAGAAACACATCTGCGTTACCGCCCAGCCTGCCAGTTCCTGCTTTTTGAGCAGCAGCTGCGTCAACTCAGGCTCTTGAACCGAGGGGTGGCCTTCGGGGTAGGCCGCTACGCCGAGCTCAAACAAGCCCAGTCCGGCAATCTCCTCCATGAGCGGCAGGCTCCAGGCATAGGGACCAACGGGAGTGCGCGCGTCGCCGGCGATCACGAAAATGTCCTTCACGCCGGCCTCGCTCAGCCGTTGCGTGAACTCCCGCAACTGCTGGCGGGACTCGATGGAACGTGCGGCAAGATGCGGCACCGCACGGTATCC
This genomic interval carries:
- a CDS encoding ATP-binding cassette domain-containing protein; this encodes MAHLDVSNIDYFLSDGRQLLNGVTFKVGEGHKTALIGPNGTGKTTLLRIVAGDITADEGAITRSGSMGIMRQFVGQVRDDTTVRDLLVSAAPPALAAAAKRIDDAELAMMEHDDEPTQMRYAQAIADWGDAGGYELETTWDEVTMAALGVPYDRAQYRAASSLSGGEQKRLVLEALFSGPDDLLLLDEPDNYLDVHGKRWLEAKLNESPKSVLFVSHDRELLANAATRIVTLEPGALGASSWVHGGGFSTYLQARTDRNERFEELRRRWDEEHIKLKELVNMYKNKAAFRSDMANRYHAAQTRLAKFLEAGPPEAIPIEQNVNMRLKGGRTAKRAVVAQKLELTGLMKQFSTEIWFGDRVGVLGSNGSGKSHFLRLLAAGGTDPEKEHEPVSEVIIEAVPHAGVVKLGARIRPGFFAQTHVRPDLLGRTLLDILHRGDDHRSGLGREAASAVLDRYGLAGQSEQFYDSLSGGQQARLQILLLELSGATLLLLDEPTDNLDLHSAEALERAIDAFEGTVLAVTHDRWFARSFDRFLVFGEDGKVYESESPVWDEGRVQRTR
- a CDS encoding adenylate kinase, yielding MIPSSPRRVVFFGVTGSGKSTAAQRYSAVTGLPLVEVDSDIGWLPGWVERDHAEQNRMVEEIAARDEWVFDSFYSRWSDRLIPRAEAIVALDYPRWVSLARLLRRTVRRMVLRERVCNGNTETLPRVVARDSIIRWHFTSFANKKARIRAYQEAGLPVLHFTSPNQLKQWLDDAARTAG
- a CDS encoding glycerophosphoryl diester phosphodiesterase membrane domain-containing protein; this encodes MRSSLLVALRHTRAGFVPQFIAALAVQGVTALATVPAITVLFQLVLSSAGVASITDRNLPDVLSQPIAVVLLVLIAMIALTAVCLQLITVIVIANRQQCGQSLQLRPVLADVGRALKNVLHYQSLLLLIYVFLIMPLGGFGWFSSITRDIAVPLFISGEMMKTPVSAVLYGAAIGVAVYLNLRLIFTFPLMVIDGKTASRAVIASIAATRGQSLRVALLVLVVAAVGLIATSALAGSFLLATSWTDRVFPAVSPILASVGYGVVAVGSAVILCLAVVVTVHALTAAYRQEPAHAGPSPERTPRGRPKRTTGSAIVGAGLVSVLVLTSASAFPSAGNTTPTAALDEGGTAVIAHRGFVGGGVENTISALEAAAAVQPDFVEIDVQETRDGGFILSHDTNLWLVSGRNVNTYELTLEEATNTTVSVGGFSDTMSSMRSYVARAEELGVTLMIELKLHGHESPDYVDNFLAELDAMGSTSKHIYHSLSVDAVRQLKTKRPGLTVGRTVAASIGNVTHVPSDFLLVEQSFFREEFIEYTRAHDQQLLVWTVNDTGSIRNFLRLGVDGIVTDHPDVALREREQISEEQGASPWLRDAVDEFTPL
- a CDS encoding RtcB family protein, with product MEKVSSTYINFASILDEKTREQNLKTASMPFIFPHLASMPDAHLGKGAAVGSVIPTLGAIIPAAVGVDIGCGMIAVRTQFSARDLDGLDRKTLRQSIERSIPLSAGHSNRKIVASAEPRIERLSREAEQAGFDPASYTGQWAHQLGTLGSGNHFIEVSLDENDGVWLFLHSGSRGVGNKIAQRHIKVALEQCRKRYIDLPDNDLAYLVEGDDEFWHYIRELRWAQNFALLNREEMMDRVVKDLSHWTGTQVQEQERINCHHNYTAQETHYGRKVWLSRKGAIDASPGRPGLIPGSMGTASYVVEGLGFPPALNSAPHGAGREYSRTAARKTFTRDQLRNAMHGIEYRDTDAFIDEIPAAYKDIDVVMEDARDLVRIRHTLRQIVNVKGD
- a CDS encoding SDR family oxidoreductase, whose amino-acid sequence is MSRVLVIGATGLAGREVVKQCLHRGLGTRGLSRHPDKSKNRHDGAEYLAGDAFTGAGLAEAMKGVDVVIDAMDGKFGKARKQLPVAAGHIAEAARTAQVPRVVVLSIVNVDQVRFAYYQAKAAQEQAYRDSDVESVVVRTTQFHDLVTGVFDGGRKVGVTPVLRGARFQTIATADAAKALVDAALNPGSKNVTVGGPEQLDMAVMARIYRQFTGVRGPKIPLPIPGALGHYWRNGVNLVPDGAVRGTTYAEWLEERERA
- a CDS encoding SDR family oxidoreductase, translated to METSRTENSPILVIGSTGKTGRRVAERLTAKGANVRSGSRNAEIPFDWDRQETWAHALAGTRAAYITYYPDLAFPGASDLIAAFCRVAVEHGVQRLVLLSGRECGYRADHPVRVGLAAGVSRHARRSGPPRGLRRAVQHDPRRA
- a CDS encoding AraC family transcriptional regulator, with the translated sequence MITLMDDTLASLMDGPRAHGAFLLESVLHPPWGLRIEDEAPLSMVTMVSGEAWVLRDSEEPVLLREQDVAVLRGASPYTIADTPHTPPHTVIRPGQVCTNVSGESMAGDISPGTRRWGKQPDDGSAVMLSGTYQQRTEIGMRLLAALPPVLVHTPTEDDVALVRLLSGEMGLNRPGQELVLDRILDLLLVKIVRSWLSSSESETPQWCLAQSDPVVGAALRLMHKNPELGWTVARLAERTGVSRATFARKFTTLVGESPMNYLTSRRLSCGADLLMEPNSTLSAVARRVGYSSPFAFSAAFKRERGVSPLEHRRRTLGVTVGSLTAAE
- a CDS encoding DUF1772 domain-containing protein; the protein is MLQLTLSLATICTGLIAGLFFAFSVAVMPGLRRVDDAAFVGSMVAINRAIQNPLFALIFFGAFLFPALALLLDLSGPQVAALPLGLGFALYSVALGITFAVNIPLNAKLERGGGDHSLRRGFEARWVRWNTVRTVLCATAFLALVVSLTAAA
- a CDS encoding methylenetetrahydrofolate reductase, whose translation is MNTSTELPVRIEIIPGSNIVARLRQCVPDDSTITVTCLPHHGPAETVRQSVELAERGYRAVPHLAARSIESRQQLREFTQRLSEAGVKDIFVIAGDARTPVGPYAWSLPLMEEIAGLGLFELGVAAYPEGHPSVQEPELTQLLLKKQELAGWAVTQMCFSGPVLGEYLDRLRSDGVTLPVWAGIPGRVRRTRLVSLAGRIGVGPSLKFAQRSGSLLRNVLAPSSYNPARLVRSIDEGGGFAGLHVYSFNDVERLGV